From a region of the Pyrococcus kukulkanii genome:
- a CDS encoding hydrogenase large subunit, which translates to MIEEFETKFKDHILEKKTPAKNQILYMVKKEALPEMVEYWQWHPQAKEAHYSMGVGTDERPISGGFVYMPVISVVNHETGEEFWIMLKAYLDPENPEFPSVASKVPAALWAEREVHDLLGLKPKGHPDLRRLILPEDWPEGVYPLRKDMDYSYSPMGAPKCAYREGPPDTSLVPIGPYHMALDEPAHFRLFVRGEEIVDVDYRGFYSHRGIEKIGEGRLTYNQIFFIAERICGICGFQHSVSYAMAIENLAGVEVPERAQYIRVILLEIERIHSHLLWAGVAAHLAGFDTGFMYAWRIREKVMWLAERLTGNRKTYGMNIVGGVRRDILEYRKALILETVKELRKDVEKFYEIVTNTRTLLKRAEGVGILPYKVAKAYSVLGPTARASGRNIDTRRDHNVLVYNELDWKVPVYKEGDVLARILVRLDEVLESIWIIEQAVDQLPGGDIFTPVGKIPEYEEGLGYTEAHRGEVVHYVMTGEKNKVYRWKVRAPTYNNLPAVPEMLKGYSVADAPLIIASIDPCYSCTERVQIVDAETGKVRVLTESEFNELSIKKGREMS; encoded by the coding sequence GTGATTGAAGAGTTTGAGACGAAGTTCAAAGATCACATCTTAGAGAAGAAAACGCCGGCAAAGAATCAGATCCTTTACATGGTTAAAAAGGAGGCCCTTCCCGAGATGGTTGAGTACTGGCAGTGGCATCCCCAGGCTAAAGAGGCTCACTACTCCATGGGTGTTGGAACCGATGAGAGGCCAATAAGCGGTGGTTTTGTTTACATGCCCGTGATAAGCGTTGTTAATCATGAGACGGGCGAGGAGTTCTGGATAATGCTCAAGGCTTACCTCGACCCTGAAAACCCTGAATTTCCATCAGTAGCCTCAAAAGTTCCGGCCGCTTTATGGGCCGAGAGGGAGGTTCACGATCTTCTTGGCCTAAAGCCGAAGGGTCATCCCGATTTGAGGAGGCTAATACTCCCCGAAGACTGGCCTGAAGGAGTATATCCCTTGAGAAAGGACATGGATTACTCCTACTCCCCCATGGGAGCTCCGAAGTGCGCCTACAGGGAAGGTCCACCAGATACGAGCTTAGTCCCTATAGGCCCATATCATATGGCCCTCGACGAGCCGGCCCACTTCAGGCTCTTTGTCAGGGGCGAGGAGATAGTGGACGTTGACTATAGGGGCTTCTACTCCCACAGGGGGATAGAGAAAATAGGAGAAGGTAGGCTAACTTACAACCAGATATTCTTCATAGCGGAAAGGATCTGTGGCATCTGCGGCTTCCAGCACTCGGTAAGCTATGCGATGGCGATAGAAAACCTTGCTGGAGTTGAGGTTCCTGAGAGGGCCCAGTACATAAGGGTCATCCTGCTCGAGATCGAGAGGATTCACAGCCACCTCCTGTGGGCTGGTGTTGCTGCGCACTTAGCTGGCTTCGACACGGGCTTCATGTACGCGTGGAGGATAAGGGAGAAGGTAATGTGGCTGGCAGAGAGGCTTACCGGAAACAGGAAGACCTACGGAATGAACATCGTTGGTGGTGTGAGGAGGGACATCCTTGAGTACAGGAAGGCGCTAATACTGGAAACAGTCAAAGAGCTCAGGAAGGATGTCGAGAAGTTCTACGAGATTGTAACGAACACGAGAACTCTCCTTAAGAGAGCGGAAGGAGTTGGCATTCTACCCTACAAGGTGGCAAAGGCCTATTCAGTTCTGGGGCCTACGGCGAGGGCTTCCGGGAGGAATATAGATACGAGAAGGGATCACAACGTTCTCGTTTACAATGAGCTTGACTGGAAGGTTCCCGTTTATAAGGAGGGTGATGTCCTAGCAAGAATCCTCGTTAGGCTTGACGAGGTTTTAGAGAGCATCTGGATAATTGAACAGGCTGTGGATCAGCTTCCAGGAGGAGATATTTTCACGCCCGTGGGCAAGATACCAGAATATGAGGAAGGCCTTGGATACACCGAGGCTCACCGCGGCGAAGTCGTTCACTACGTCATGACGGGAGAGAAGAACAAGGTCTACAGGTGGAAGGTTAGGGCGCCGACGTACAACAACCTACCGGCTGTTCCGGAGATGCTAAAGGGCTACAGTGTCGCAGATGCCCCGCTGATAATAGCCAGCATAGATCCATGCTACTCATGCACGGAGAGGGTTCAGATAGTTGATGCTGAGACGGGCAAGGTTAGGGTTCTCACGGAGAGCGAGTTTAACGAGCTTTCCATAAAGAAGGGGAGGGAAATGAGTTGA
- a CDS encoding 4Fe-4S binding protein has translation MIFSSWKRKDLRQGVPVTVAYPFTDTEKPPEYRGIPHINPELCIGCGACVRACPPDALSIEWDFENGKKRIVFNAARCIRCHRCVEVCPTEAMEETTRFEIATDNKEDLIEVVEHDLYRCPRCGRYEEFTERQIYKMLQILPKEIFDESSLLERVLLCRECRMREEVERVRGGGDEV, from the coding sequence TTGATATTCTCTTCTTGGAAGAGGAAAGATCTTAGGCAAGGAGTTCCTGTAACGGTAGCTTACCCGTTCACGGACACAGAAAAGCCACCTGAGTACAGGGGAATTCCGCACATAAATCCTGAACTGTGCATAGGTTGCGGTGCTTGCGTTCGAGCTTGTCCTCCCGATGCCCTTAGTATAGAATGGGACTTTGAGAACGGAAAGAAGAGGATAGTCTTCAACGCCGCGAGGTGCATAAGGTGCCATCGTTGCGTTGAGGTCTGTCCAACCGAGGCCATGGAGGAAACTACAAGGTTCGAGATAGCCACAGACAACAAGGAAGACTTGATAGAGGTTGTAGAGCACGACCTATACAGATGTCCTCGCTGTGGAAGGTACGAGGAGTTCACGGAGAGACAGATCTACAAAATGCTTCAGATTTTACCCAAGGAAATATTCGACGAATCATCTCTTCTCGAGAGGGTTCTGCTCTGCAGGGAGTGCAGGATGAGGGAGGAAGTTGAGAGGGTGAGGGGTGGTGGGGATGAGGTATAA
- a CDS encoding NADH-quinone oxidoreductase subunit B family protein: MRYKSVWVFHVDSGSCNGCDIEILDVLTPYYDVERFGIKLVGSPRHADALLVSGPLTRQTYYAVKAVYEAMPPKPRIVVAIGTCASSGGIFYNGYPIYNPTKDRGRDRLRTGGIEVLLQEYGTKPDLYIPGCPPSPEEILYGLSLLLGIKEKKMKGERWTASPPGREEGVPFRLPVRPVNERIYLTLREELRRVIGYFDRKLVLEEFLRMVEEAEKSENPRETLHSLIQGFLKKERDCRIRFAMQFLEKEYWRIRDEYERRHVGLVKVEVP; the protein is encoded by the coding sequence ATGAGGTATAAGTCTGTATGGGTATTTCACGTGGACAGCGGTAGTTGTAACGGGTGCGATATAGAGATACTCGATGTTTTGACACCTTACTATGACGTCGAGAGGTTTGGAATAAAGCTCGTTGGGAGTCCAAGGCATGCGGATGCCCTATTAGTCTCTGGCCCCCTCACCAGGCAGACGTACTACGCCGTCAAAGCAGTGTATGAGGCAATGCCTCCAAAGCCCAGGATAGTGGTTGCCATAGGAACCTGCGCCTCAAGCGGGGGGATATTCTACAACGGCTACCCGATATACAATCCCACCAAGGATAGAGGAAGGGACAGGCTGAGAACTGGTGGAATTGAAGTTCTCCTGCAGGAATATGGAACGAAGCCAGACTTGTACATCCCTGGATGTCCTCCAAGCCCCGAGGAGATACTCTACGGTCTCTCTCTCCTTCTAGGGATCAAGGAGAAGAAGATGAAAGGGGAAAGATGGACGGCTTCTCCACCCGGAAGGGAAGAGGGAGTTCCCTTCAGGCTCCCCGTCAGACCTGTGAACGAGAGGATATACCTGACATTAAGGGAGGAGCTCAGGAGGGTTATTGGCTACTTCGACAGGAAACTAGTCCTTGAAGAATTTCTAAGGATGGTAGAGGAGGCCGAGAAAAGTGAAAATCCAAGGGAAACTCTGCACTCTCTAATTCAGGGGTTCCTGAAAAAGGAGAGGGATTGTAGGATCAGATTCGCGATGCAGTTCTTAGAAAAAGAGTACTGGAGGATTAGGGATGAGTACGAAAGGAGGCACGTGGGTCTTGTTAAGGTTGAGGTACCTTAG
- a CDS encoding monovalent cation/H+ antiporter complex subunit F — protein MIETVVKLIVPIFSLAIIMYLIRAVKGPTIPDIVLAIDCIGYDLAAFMGILSLYFKSPYLISGAIVLALWSYLLDIYVSRYLLREVGG, from the coding sequence ATGATTGAGACTGTTGTAAAATTGATAGTTCCGATATTTTCTCTTGCGATAATTATGTACTTAATAAGAGCCGTTAAAGGGCCCACGATTCCGGATATAGTTCTCGCAATAGACTGCATAGGGTACGATCTAGCGGCGTTCATGGGGATTCTCTCCCTCTACTTCAAGTCTCCCTACCTGATTTCTGGGGCTATCGTCTTAGCTCTCTGGTCCTACCTCCTTGACATCTACGTCTCGAGGTACCTCCTGAGGGAGGTGGGAGGATGA
- the mnhG gene encoding monovalent cation/H(+) antiporter subunit G translates to MILLYIGAGLMVIGALCDLLAGIGMLRFKNFYLRLHAATVGTVGGAVVPLIGVALAALGMPSLPGRLAIAGASFITALIILLVAPAGSTALAYAAHRSGVEGNFHFDHLRGEER, encoded by the coding sequence ATGATCCTGCTCTACATCGGTGCGGGTCTCATGGTCATTGGTGCCCTCTGCGACCTCTTAGCAGGAATAGGTATGCTAAGGTTCAAGAACTTCTATCTAAGGCTACACGCTGCCACCGTGGGTACGGTGGGCGGTGCGGTTGTCCCGCTAATCGGCGTTGCATTGGCGGCCCTAGGTATGCCTAGCCTACCCGGGAGGTTAGCTATAGCTGGGGCGAGCTTCATAACGGCCTTAATAATCCTGCTAGTTGCACCTGCAGGCAGTACAGCACTAGCCTATGCCGCCCACCGCTCAGGAGTCGAAGGGAACTTTCACTTTGACCATCTAAGGGGTGAGGAGAGATGA
- a CDS encoding hydrogenase subunit MbhD domain-containing protein, whose product MIPLLAFFSLVGLIMAYLAVTERDLIKAVGFSALQAIAYAGIFYLLMAPDIVLAYVAISVGIYTALLVFVIMKTGRYEVS is encoded by the coding sequence ATGATACCGCTTCTGGCTTTCTTCTCCCTAGTTGGTCTCATTATGGCGTACCTTGCCGTAACGGAGAGGGATCTCATAAAGGCCGTGGGCTTCTCTGCCCTCCAGGCCATAGCCTATGCCGGAATATTCTACCTCTTGATGGCCCCTGACATAGTTCTAGCCTACGTTGCCATCTCCGTGGGAATATACACGGCCCTCTTGGTGTTCGTGATCATGAAAACTGGGAGGTACGAGGTGAGCTGA
- a CDS encoding MnhB domain-containing protein produces MRRLIFGIILIVIPFVVTYLYPISAPSSIHSLGEFYLKDSLTSVRSPEVVTSILWDYRGLDTIFETAVFFLAIMGGLAIFRELKLEYPSWEEFPLPVKVVTKVTAVLIVTVATSLALHGQLTPGGGFQGGSTLAVAPLLVIGAVSLASLRKIGITLERAVLVRILGLTGIVILALIPLALGGYAVQNQPYFPSEFLGTLLGGSLLWYNIFEFLAVGAGFTAVFLILAVAGGGRND; encoded by the coding sequence ATGAGGAGGCTGATATTTGGAATTATACTCATCGTAATTCCATTCGTCGTTACCTACCTCTATCCCATCTCGGCCCCGAGCTCCATCCACTCCCTTGGTGAGTTCTACCTTAAGGACAGCCTGACTTCAGTTAGGAGCCCGGAGGTCGTTACTTCGATCTTATGGGACTACCGTGGTCTGGACACTATATTTGAGACAGCGGTGTTCTTCTTAGCTATAATGGGGGGCTTGGCAATATTTAGGGAGCTGAAGCTTGAATATCCCTCCTGGGAGGAGTTTCCACTGCCCGTTAAAGTTGTCACCAAGGTTACGGCAGTCTTGATAGTAACCGTCGCAACTTCCCTCGCACTCCACGGACAGCTTACCCCAGGAGGAGGCTTCCAAGGAGGGTCAACGTTAGCAGTTGCTCCGCTCCTAGTTATCGGGGCTGTCTCGCTAGCATCCCTCAGGAAAATTGGGATAACCTTGGAGAGGGCCGTGCTAGTTAGAATCCTCGGCCTCACGGGAATTGTAATCCTCGCACTTATTCCACTTGCCCTCGGAGGCTACGCGGTTCAAAACCAGCCGTACTTTCCGAGCGAGTTCCTGGGGACGCTCCTCGGAGGATCCCTCCTATGGTACAACATATTTGAGTTCTTGGCCGTAGGGGCTGGATTCACGGCGGTGTTCTTGATTCTAGCGGTGGCAGGAGGTGGTAGGAATGATTGA
- a CDS encoding sodium:proton antiporter gives MIDLWGVAIVSLVLTMIVGIYGVTARKDLVKKLISLTILGDSANAFVVALGYRINGKPPILPSGESVATFAKTAVDPLPQALVITAVVIGMAINVLLAFAIIQLRRVEA, from the coding sequence ATGATTGACCTCTGGGGAGTGGCGATAGTTTCTCTAGTGCTCACGATGATAGTGGGTATTTATGGCGTTACCGCGAGGAAAGATCTCGTGAAGAAGTTGATCTCCCTAACGATACTTGGAGATTCAGCAAACGCCTTTGTCGTGGCTTTGGGATATAGAATCAACGGCAAGCCACCTATTCTTCCATCTGGAGAATCCGTAGCAACGTTCGCGAAGACCGCGGTAGATCCGTTACCTCAGGCCTTAGTTATAACTGCTGTTGTAATTGGGATGGCGATAAACGTGCTCTTGGCATTCGCGATAATCCAGTTAAGGAGGGTTGAAGCATGA
- a CDS encoding Na+/H+ antiporter subunit E has protein sequence MRELPVFLLVLGTYLIFTGSAKPYDLVTGALVALVVSVLTSKYLVKRPGKALNPLRWLWALIYFLWYMVVAEVKAHIDVIVRIFTGNVKPAIVKVPVNLSSDYSKMLVANSITNTPGTVVVDVDDEYLYVNWIYATTDRPEEARERISKEFEKFASKIFE, from the coding sequence ATGAGGGAGTTGCCCGTGTTTCTCTTAGTCCTGGGGACTTACCTAATATTCACAGGCTCTGCAAAACCGTACGATTTAGTTACTGGAGCCCTCGTGGCCCTAGTGGTATCAGTTCTTACATCTAAATACCTGGTTAAGAGGCCGGGAAAGGCCCTGAACCCGTTAAGATGGCTCTGGGCTTTGATTTACTTCCTGTGGTACATGGTTGTTGCCGAGGTTAAGGCTCACATTGACGTGATAGTCAGGATATTCACTGGAAACGTCAAGCCTGCGATAGTCAAGGTTCCCGTTAATTTATCCTCCGACTACTCAAAAATGCTCGTTGCAAACTCCATAACAAACACCCCAGGAACGGTCGTCGTTGACGTTGATGATGAGTACCTCTACGTGAATTGGATATATGCAACTACGGATAGGCCAGAAGAGGCCAGGGAGAGAATTTCCAAGGAATTTGAGAAGTTCGCCTCGAAGATTTTTGAGTGA
- a CDS encoding proton-conducting transporter transmembrane domain-containing protein, with protein MNPIPLAVLTPITFAFTLPLIGKLSKSVAKAYAVLGTFLTMLFTFEVFKSSEGGPLTYTFGGWRAPIGIVYEVDTMSAFLGLVTSTLLFLIAIYSLEYIKSGEVWYFTLYLGLEAGLIGVLYTGDLFNLFVMLEVTSVAAYALVMFNRDPQSLRAGLKYAFIGAIGTTLYFIAMGLLYRTYGTLNMAQLAEIVHSSDVVNASLAILLLATWAFLIKAAIFPNHFWLPDAHPAAPSPISAVLSGLVVNVGIYSIARLYFTLYSGLPEVKSLGILLIILGAISAFLGAIMMNVHSDIKRIIAYSTIMHMGYLSMALGIGSSLALASAVFHTFNHAVAKSLLFLSAGIMIQIGGSRDLRDLAGVGRANPLAMFSFAVAALSLAGIPPLNVFSSKVMLFTAFLDWNPALAGVLVVTSIMSLVAYVKMMRVLWLGCGKKESVGMPVMTGVVVAISIAVIVLGLVGPWIFKGIALPAVAQGWESYVAGGLGG; from the coding sequence ATGAATCCGATTCCCTTGGCAGTTTTAACCCCAATAACCTTCGCGTTCACACTGCCCCTCATTGGAAAGCTGTCAAAAAGTGTTGCTAAGGCGTACGCCGTACTTGGAACCTTCCTTACGATGCTCTTCACGTTTGAGGTATTCAAATCATCTGAGGGTGGCCCACTAACGTACACCTTCGGAGGATGGAGGGCTCCAATTGGGATAGTTTATGAAGTAGATACAATGAGCGCGTTCCTTGGCCTCGTAACCTCAACTCTCCTCTTCCTCATAGCCATCTATAGCCTCGAGTACATTAAGAGTGGGGAAGTTTGGTACTTCACTCTCTATCTCGGCCTCGAGGCCGGGCTGATCGGCGTCCTCTATACTGGAGATCTCTTCAACCTCTTCGTAATGCTCGAGGTAACGAGCGTCGCTGCCTATGCCCTCGTAATGTTCAATAGGGATCCTCAATCCCTGAGGGCCGGCTTGAAGTACGCCTTCATAGGGGCCATTGGAACTACCCTCTACTTCATCGCAATGGGCCTCCTCTATAGAACGTACGGGACGCTGAACATGGCTCAGCTGGCTGAGATAGTCCACTCCTCCGACGTAGTCAACGCTTCCCTCGCCATCCTCCTTCTAGCCACTTGGGCCTTTCTGATAAAGGCGGCAATATTCCCCAACCACTTCTGGCTTCCAGACGCGCACCCAGCGGCCCCAAGTCCAATTTCAGCGGTTCTCTCTGGTTTAGTTGTCAACGTGGGAATTTACTCAATAGCGAGACTCTACTTCACGCTGTACTCAGGCCTTCCCGAGGTTAAGTCCTTGGGAATCCTGCTAATTATCCTGGGGGCAATTTCGGCATTCCTAGGTGCGATCATGATGAACGTCCACTCAGACATTAAGAGGATCATAGCGTACTCGACGATAATGCACATGGGTTACTTGTCAATGGCCCTCGGGATTGGGAGTAGCTTAGCCTTGGCATCCGCAGTATTCCACACCTTCAACCATGCCGTTGCGAAATCCCTGCTATTCCTCTCCGCTGGAATAATGATCCAAATCGGCGGGTCTAGAGACCTCAGAGATTTGGCGGGAGTTGGGAGGGCAAATCCGCTTGCAATGTTTTCCTTCGCAGTTGCAGCCCTGAGTTTGGCTGGAATACCTCCATTGAACGTGTTCTCAAGTAAAGTCATGCTGTTCACGGCCTTCCTAGATTGGAATCCAGCACTTGCAGGGGTTCTCGTTGTGACGTCGATAATGAGCCTGGTAGCTTACGTCAAGATGATGAGGGTGCTGTGGCTTGGATGCGGAAAGAAGGAGAGCGTAGGGATGCCGGTAATGACTGGTGTGGTCGTGGCTATTTCAATAGCGGTCATAGTCCTGGGACTAGTCGGCCCGTGGATATTCAAGGGCATAGCACTCCCAGCCGTTGCCCAGGGATGGGAGAGCTACGTCGCGGGAGGGCTGGGAGGATGA
- a CDS encoding nucleotidyltransferase: MKEEIVKRILEVYGDNVLSIVFYGGHLKGLIDEIDVLVILREHEDPVKVNRLAEFITKVKDPVERELGIKLAFELYTLEEMENFHASLLDILKCHEVAYDPEGYFRRLAEEVRDPYKNLKRMKYLTTIEVVRG; this comes from the coding sequence ATGAAAGAGGAGATAGTTAAGAGGATACTCGAGGTATATGGAGACAACGTCCTCTCAATAGTTTTTTATGGGGGCCACTTAAAGGGGCTAATCGATGAGATAGATGTCCTGGTGATACTAAGGGAGCATGAAGATCCCGTAAAGGTAAACAGGCTTGCAGAGTTTATAACCAAGGTGAAGGATCCAGTGGAGCGCGAGCTTGGCATAAAGCTTGCCTTTGAGCTCTACACGCTGGAGGAGATGGAGAACTTTCACGCTTCCCTCTTAGATATTTTGAAGTGCCATGAGGTTGCCTACGATCCCGAAGGGTACTTCAGGAGACTTGCCGAGGAGGTAAGGGATCCCTATAAAAACCTGAAAAGGATGAAGTACCTAACAACTATAGAGGTCGTTAGGGGATGA
- the mobA gene encoding molybdenum cofactor guanylyltransferase MobA encodes MIGAVLAGGRARRFGEDKLLFKINGKPLILYAIERLEESRLIDEIVIVASKFNAEKLRTLGYSVVVDELMVGPISGIFTALSLGDAFVVGGDMPSLIPEFIDYIIEQFNNSGKIACVPRWSNGYLEPLHSAYAQEFRDILGKRINEGRYKLYDAITSSNVCYINIEVLPQEWRISFFNVNRKEDLKNLKK; translated from the coding sequence ATGATAGGGGCAGTGCTAGCCGGAGGAAGGGCTAGGAGATTTGGTGAGGATAAGCTACTCTTCAAGATCAACGGGAAGCCCTTGATCCTCTACGCTATAGAGAGGTTAGAGGAGAGTAGACTGATCGATGAAATTGTGATCGTTGCATCTAAGTTCAACGCCGAGAAGCTCAGAACCCTTGGATACAGCGTCGTGGTTGATGAGCTAATGGTGGGCCCAATAAGTGGTATTTTCACCGCACTGTCGTTGGGAGATGCCTTCGTTGTGGGCGGGGACATGCCTTCTTTAATTCCAGAATTCATTGATTACATAATTGAACAATTCAATAATTCTGGAAAAATTGCGTGCGTTCCCAGGTGGAGCAACGGCTACCTTGAACCTCTCCATTCAGCCTACGCCCAGGAATTCCGGGATATCCTGGGGAAGAGGATAAATGAGGGTAGGTACAAGCTGTACGATGCGATAACTTCCTCAAATGTATGTTACATCAACATAGAGGTCCTGCCCCAGGAATGGCGTATCAGCTTCTTTAACGTTAACAGGAAGGAGGACTTAAAGAATCTCAAAAAATAG
- a CDS encoding hydrogenase 3 maturation endopeptidase HyCI — protein MDELKHLIETSTRIVICGIGNDVRSDDAFGVAFVERLRKKVKGKNILILNCGPVPESFLGKIIEFNPDLIIFVDAVHFNGKPGELIIADPEGTLGDTISTHGMPLKILMKFIKEHINAKAILIGCQPKNLEMFGKMSPEVKEALEKLLSLFFEIL, from the coding sequence ATGGATGAGTTAAAACACCTAATAGAAACTTCAACGAGAATAGTTATTTGTGGAATTGGGAATGATGTAAGGAGTGATGATGCCTTTGGAGTTGCATTTGTAGAAAGGCTCAGGAAAAAGGTAAAAGGTAAAAACATTCTAATCCTCAACTGCGGCCCGGTTCCCGAGAGCTTCCTGGGAAAGATAATTGAGTTCAATCCTGATTTGATAATATTCGTTGATGCGGTACACTTTAATGGAAAGCCCGGGGAATTGATTATCGCTGATCCCGAGGGAACGCTTGGCGATACTATCTCCACCCATGGGATGCCCCTAAAAATTTTGATGAAGTTCATAAAGGAGCACATAAATGCCAAGGCAATTCTGATTGGTTGTCAGCCAAAGAACTTAGAGATGTTCGGAAAAATGAGTCCAGAGGTTAAAGAGGCATTAGAAAAATTGCTCTCCCTATTTTTTGAGATTCTTTAA
- a CDS encoding ferritin family protein — MLAEKPFLLSRDRPLSKREIAQALRWAIEAELDAISFYEQLAELIEDEKVKRVFYDVANEEKEHVGEFLALLLEIDPELAEYIKKGFREVEEETGIKAKL; from the coding sequence ATGCTGGCTGAAAAACCTTTCTTGTTAAGTAGGGACAGGCCCCTTTCAAAGAGGGAGATAGCCCAAGCCTTGCGCTGGGCAATAGAGGCTGAGCTTGATGCCATAAGCTTCTACGAGCAACTTGCTGAGCTGATAGAGGATGAGAAGGTGAAGCGCGTTTTTTATGATGTAGCAAATGAAGAGAAGGAGCACGTTGGAGAGTTTCTCGCCCTACTGCTGGAAATTGATCCTGAGCTTGCAGAGTACATAAAGAAAGGATTTAGGGAAGTAGAGGAAGAGACCGGGATAAAAGCTAAGCTTTAG
- a CDS encoding DUF424 domain-containing protein, giving the protein MSGKMYVKVYRVQGEILVAACDEELLGKTFREGELKLEVKERFYKGELMDVEELGKLLEEATIANLTGERVVSKAIELGYIDETRVLRIQGVPHAQMAKMLF; this is encoded by the coding sequence ATGTCAGGGAAAATGTACGTTAAGGTGTATAGAGTTCAAGGTGAAATTTTGGTAGCAGCATGTGATGAAGAATTGCTGGGTAAAACATTTAGAGAGGGTGAACTCAAGCTTGAAGTGAAGGAGAGGTTCTACAAAGGGGAACTTATGGACGTTGAAGAGCTAGGTAAGTTGTTAGAGGAAGCCACAATAGCCAACCTAACTGGCGAAAGGGTTGTTAGCAAAGCAATTGAGCTCGGCTATATAGATGAGACCAGGGTTCTCAGAATTCAGGGAGTTCCACATGCTCAGATGGCCAAGATGCTGTTCTAG
- a CDS encoding DUF1464 family protein, translating to MRSVGVDPGTKSFDVVGLEDGRVKLDLSFPSEVVAEEPSRIVKAIEDFNADIIIGPSGYGVPLKHIKDLTERDRFEMTLVREDEMKEIPVLIGLQKMINEMAEKNMNVWFIPGTIHLPTVPEWRKYNKIDMGTADKMAITVLGIYDQAKRLGIEYSEVSFVLLEVGFGYNYAGAVKNGKIVDGIGGTIFPGPAYVNSGALDGEVAYLMKSVKKKHLFWGGASIIATGKILPPEEFAKRLDEEPFAKAWEAMKDGFLKAVASELAVVGDAREIILSGRLMRIEELRKDVKDLFEDKFGFPVVKLKGLEGKAKEAAQGSAIIGDGLAGGEFRELVEHVEIKKSYGSILDYVKLPLNV from the coding sequence ATGAGGAGTGTAGGTGTTGACCCAGGAACGAAAAGCTTTGATGTTGTTGGGCTTGAAGACGGAAGAGTAAAGCTTGACCTCAGCTTCCCAAGTGAGGTTGTTGCAGAAGAACCAAGTAGAATAGTCAAGGCGATAGAAGATTTCAACGCGGACATTATCATTGGACCCTCCGGATATGGCGTTCCCCTTAAGCACATAAAAGACCTCACTGAGAGAGACCGCTTTGAAATGACGCTTGTTAGAGAAGATGAGATGAAAGAAATACCTGTCCTCATTGGACTTCAAAAAATGATTAATGAGATGGCAGAAAAGAACATGAACGTGTGGTTCATTCCCGGCACTATTCACCTTCCCACGGTTCCTGAGTGGAGGAAGTACAACAAGATTGACATGGGGACAGCAGATAAAATGGCAATCACGGTTCTTGGCATCTATGATCAAGCAAAAAGACTGGGAATAGAGTACAGTGAAGTGTCCTTCGTTCTGTTGGAGGTTGGGTTCGGGTACAACTATGCCGGAGCCGTTAAGAACGGGAAGATAGTGGATGGAATTGGGGGAACAATATTTCCTGGGCCCGCTTATGTCAACAGTGGAGCGTTAGATGGTGAAGTTGCTTATCTAATGAAGAGTGTCAAAAAGAAACACTTATTCTGGGGAGGGGCTTCCATAATAGCCACTGGGAAAATTTTACCGCCAGAAGAGTTTGCAAAGCGTTTGGACGAAGAGCCTTTCGCAAAAGCATGGGAAGCAATGAAAGACGGGTTTCTTAAGGCAGTTGCTAGTGAGCTTGCAGTTGTAGGTGATGCAAGGGAAATAATCCTTTCTGGCAGGCTTATGCGCATCGAAGAGCTTAGGAAAGATGTTAAAGACCTCTTCGAGGACAAGTTTGGCTTTCCAGTGGTTAAACTCAAGGGATTAGAAGGAAAAGCAAAGGAGGCAGCCCAGGGGAGTGCAATAATCGGCGACGGACTTGCCGGTGGAGAATTTAGGGAACTTGTCGAGCATGTGGAGATAAAGAAGAGTTATGGAAGCATTCTCGACTACGTGAAGCTTCCCTTGAATGTTTAA